In Pseudorca crassidens isolate mPseCra1 chromosome 16, mPseCra1.hap1, whole genome shotgun sequence, one DNA window encodes the following:
- the URB2 gene encoding unhealthy ribosome biogenesis protein 2 homolog isoform X1: MAAVYSGISLKLKSKTTSWEDKLKLARFAWISHQCVLPNKEQVLLDWARQSLVAFYKKKLELTEDIVERLWIYMDNILHSRKLQNLLKNGKTINLQISLLKIINERMAEFALLGSQRSICVVLSCCQGILSTPALAVIYTARQELTVDLLSQLCWLACRQPGAVVPQLFEVLHLTLGLYLSIQRQQVNPRRTFGEVTTHLLQPCLVLRHLLLAGTWTQAGQGLLRPALGRDIRSQIEAVLRGGAFQAELLPSYKEELLEQQQGDTKMGAMKNLLAPLGTVTARLVDAGYCEPSLQAAVVANSVALLYKLFVDSYLKEGNQLLCFKVLPPLFGCLRISHRREEQLQALSASDWTVELLALEQLLNSVASSTIYNIATDRIRHGETQFRFYRRLAETLLNHPQAPVPAWFRCLKALLSLNHLILEPDLDDLLASAWIDAEVAESRTQKAQEALIGTLFQTFAKLRQVPRLFGEVLGVICRPAAEALRLPVLSAGPAAVLRECLPDLPPSQVLDAWALILESFQSLVLPDLQGDMDMALKSLSLSSLLHCVMVHARSLDGDSPLPVVRRTRRTMDETLRGLVKPLLDLLCKPQPSVPEPWQQRVGDSALLLAHTWAQVDTVLGLSCDPYRSEPGALAGTAPEPSSLPPLLPGVEARQWKEIEEFAAQSNSLGRYCLEQLHLQRMKNTLLQASVQSEEALLALRRDAAYILGSGRASLTRGTTASWDGQVGTVSALTYPVAHWHLVMSNLTILASYLCPDDLRYLADILLRTLPTSKAQEGPAEEEPDITLEEISKAVLHSPLLPEMQSLHSALLLRVTASCAGILCAGAQGGPALLRQQLPWLFEGDYAVVAHGESRFPKVGSEGVEPRGEIAQNLLSLARGDSPVQLEGEQLESILRLLEVLSALQLDSLPPPCHVHCVLLLLSLAGTVLDSSCSPSLTLRFLMTCYRLLGYLQRGKSAQSVLRVMYVSDIFEITLTSLFKASRRFLVDMDDPSWLEFLQVVGTFLEQPLQVLLQRKLSPELNFGKILAFLSSSQLRPQAAPGTRSEDQTPLGQQLLLVSLTKLCQALGPLVKEQEQHEALEAPRELLQAAVVQAGAVLQLCTARGARGRRLPPPVLSSVASLLEADVALCSGHGGTDHVLLPHAALYQAVYSQILSELPDLAGDTPSLQAAVQFLTLFFLAPELHPQKESVFTSVFQSVRKVLADPAIPVQVVEEIEPHLGALFTQMLEVGTTEDFRMALQSILQGLDVSNTWRADLQAVLSAVTLVKLLLNCPFGGEKASLFWRACPQMVMALMLQTREACREQPVAPALVGPVLDVLAALLRQGEGAIGNPHHVGLAFGVLLAVPLDALRPPEYGRIFPRVHNVLFSILQCHPKVMQKAIPSFLNCFHRLVCSVIREGRQKDKGSAEDLPVVLECARLVERMYSHMALRAEEFRVFSPFMVAQYVMEAQKGGAGPRGAGFLPGTPTETCRQVRRIMAGDPSAGAGRGRGHPGEVMSELRPARMTRSPQGPSVRLHGRRLSPWFWPRMGTRRAGQMCWKLGGEKNECGALGCACGGCPGHPDRPRGPERPGLCGLSSFWAASRGPAKEGSRDSGWKFSFAWFLVSSSK, translated from the exons ATGGCCGCTGTTTATTCTGGCATTTCTCTAAAACTTAAAAGCAAGACAACTTCCTGGGAAGATAAACTAAAACTAGCGCGCTTTGCCTGGATTTCCCATCAGTGTGTTCTTCCAAATAAAGAACAA GTATTACTTGATTGGGCACGACAGTCGTTGGTTGCGTTTTATAAGAAAAAACTTGAACTGACGGAAGACATTGTCGAAAGGCTTTGGATCTATATGGATAACATTCTACATAGCAGAAAATTGCAGAATCTCCTCAAGAATGGAAAGACAATTAACCTTCAGATTTCCCTCCTCAAG ATCATCAATGAGAGAATGGCCGAGTTTGCTCTCTTGGGATCTCAGAGGAGCATCTGTGTTGTGCTGAGCTGCTGCCAGGGTATCCTCTCGACACCCGCCCTTGCTGTCATCTACACGGCCAGGCAGGAGCTGACGGTCGACCTGCTGAGCCAGCTATGCTGGTTGGCCTGTAGGCAGCCGGGAGCCGTGGTGCCCCAGTTGTTCGAGGTTCTTCACCTGACCCTCGGCCTTTACCTCTCGATTCAGCGGCAGCAGGTCAACCCAAGACGCACCTTTGGGGAGGTGACCACACACTTGCTCCAGCCCTGCCTGGTCCTGAGACACTTACTCTTGGCAGGCACGTGGACCCAGGCTGGCCAGGGCCTGCTGCGGCCGGCGCTAGGCCGGGACATTAGGAGTCAGATCGAGGCCGTGCTTCGAGGTGGAGCTTTTCAGGCCGAGCTGCTCCCTTCCTACAAAGAGGAGCTCTTGGAGCAGCAGCAAGGTGACACGAAGATGGGGGCCATGAAGAATCTCCTAGCGCCCCTGGGCACCGTGACGGCCAGGCTGGTGGATGCCGGCTACTGTGAACCGTCCCTTCAGGCTGCTGTGGTGGCCAACTCCGTGGCCCTGCTGTACAAGCTCTTTGTAGATTCTTACCTCAAGGAGGGGAACCAGCTGCTCTGCTTCAAGGTGCTCCCTCCGCTGTTCGGTTGCTTAAGGATTTCCCACCGGCGGGAGGAGCAGCTGCAAGCCCTGTCTGCGTCTGACTGGACCGTGGAACTCCTGGCCTTGGAACAGCTGCTAAATTCAGTGGCCAGTAGTACTATCTACAACATTGCCACTGACCGGATTCGGCACGGGGAGACTCAGTTCCGCTTCTACCGCCGTCTGGCCGAGACGCTGCTAAACCACCCACAGGCCCCCGTGCCAGCCTGGTTCCGCTGCCTCAAGGCTTTGCTGTCTCTGAATCATTTGATTCTGGAGCCAGACCTGGACGACCTGTTGGCTTCAGCTTGGATCGACGCAGAAGTCGCAGAGTCGCGGACCCAGAAAGCCCAGGAGGCGCTGATCGGTACACTCTTCCAGACGTTCGCCAAGCTCCGGCAGGTGCCCCGGCTGTTCGGGGAGGTGCTGGGCGTGATCTGTCGCCCCGCGGCCGAGGCGCTCAGGCTGCCCGTGCTGTCTGCGGGCCCCGCTGCTGTGCTCCGCGAGTGCCTCCCGGATCTGCCCCCGAGCCAGGTCCTGGACGCCTGGGCCCTCATCCTGGAGAGCTTCCAGTCTCTGGTCCTGCCTGATTTGCAGGGTGACATGGACATGGCCCTGAAGTCGCTGTCACTGAGCTCGCTGCTGCACTGCGTCATGGTCCACGCGCGGAGCCTGGATGGCGACTCGCCCCTGCCCGTGGTCAGGCGCACGCGGCGCACCATGGACGAGACGCTGCGGGGCCTCGTGAAGCCCCTGCTGGACCTCCTCTGCAAGCCCCAGCCCTCGGTGCCCGAGCCCTGGCAACAGAGGGTCGGTGACTCTGCGCTCCTGCTCGCCCACACCTGGGCCCAGGTGGACACTGTGCTGGGCTTGAGCTGCGACCCGTATCGCTCTGAGCCCGGGGCCCTCGCGGGCACCGCCCCGGAGCCCTCGAGCCTCCCCCCGCTGCTCCCGGGCGTGGAGGCCAGGCAGTGGAAGGAGATAGAGGAGTTTGCGGCTCAGTCCAACTCCCTCGGCAGGTACTGCTTGGAGCAGCTCCACCTGCAGAGGATGAAAAACACCTTGCTGCAAGCGAGCGTCCAGTCTGAAGAAGCCCTCCTTGCTCTGAGGCGCGATGCCGCCTACATCCTGGGCTCCGGGAGAGCGAGCCTGACCCGGGGGACGACGGCCTCCTGGGACGGCCAGGTGGGGACAGTGAGTGCGCTCACCTACCCCGTCGCCCACTGGCACTTGGTCATGTCCAATCTCACGATCTTAGCATCCTATCTTTGTCCAGACGACCTGCGGTACCTGGCCGACATCCTGCTGAGAACTTTGCCAACGAGCAAAGCCCAGGAAGGCCCGGCGGAGGAGGAGCCAGACATCACACTTGAAGAAATATCGAAGGCCGTCCTTCACAGCCCTCTCCTCCCCGAAATGCAGTCCCTCCACTCTGCGCTCTTACTGCGCGTGACTGCGAGCTGCGCTGGCATCCTGTGTGCTGGCGCCCAGGGGGGCCCTGCTCTTCTCCGCCAGCAGCTGCCCTGGCTTTTTGAAGGGGATTATGCGGTCGTGGCTCACGGGGAAAGCAGATTTCCAAAGGTCGGGTCGGAAGGCGTAGAGCCAAGGGGAGAAATCGCCCAAAACTTACTCTCCTTGGCCAGGGGTGACTCCCCCGTCCAGCTGGAGGGAGAGCAGCTGGAGAGCATTCTTCGGCTTTTGGAGGTTCTTTCTGCTCTGCAGCTGGACAGCCTCCCGCCCCCCTGCCACGTGCATTGTGTTCTCCTGCTGCTGTCCCTGGCCGGCACCGTGCTGGACAGTTCTTGCTCCCCCTCGCTGACCCTCAGGTTCTTGATGACGTGCTACCGGCTTCTCGGTTACCTGCAGAGAGGGAAGAGCGCCCAGTCGGTGCTCAGGGTCATGTACGTTAGCGATATCTTTGAGATCACGCTGACCTCCTTGTTCAAAGCCAGTAGGAGGTTTCTTGTGGACATGGACGACCCCTCTTGGCTGGAATTCCTCCAGGTGGTGGGGACGTTCTTAGAACAGCCACTGCAGGTGCTCCTCCAGAGGAAGCTCAGCCCGGAGCTCAATTTTGGGAAAATCCTTGCGTTCCTCTCGAGTTCCCAGCTGCGCCCTCAAGCAGCTCCAGGCACACGGTCGGAAGATCAGACACCTCTGGGCCAGCAGCTCCTTCTGGTGTCCTTAACCAAGCTGTGCCAGGCGCTGGGGCCTTTGGTCAAGGAGCAGGAGCAGCACGAGGCTCTGGAAGCACCGCGTGAGCTGTTGCAGGCGGCTGTGGTACAGGCGGGGGCCGTGCTCCAGCTCTGCACTGCCCGCGGGGCCCGGGGCCGCCGCCTCCCGCCGCCCGTCCTCTCGTCGGTCGCCTCGCTCTTGGAGGCCGATGTGGCCCTGTGCTCTGGGCACGGCGGAACGGACCACGTGCTGCTGCCCCATGCCGCCCTCTACCAGGCTGTCTACTCTCAGATCCTGTCGGAGTTGCCGGATCTAGCAGGAGACACCCCATCTCTCCAGGCAGCTGTGCAGTTTTTGACTCTGTTCTTTTTAGCCCCAGAACTGCACCCCCAGAAGGAGTCTGTGTTTACCTCTGTGTTTCAATCTGTGAGAAAAGTCCTTGCAG ATCCTGCGATTCCGGTTCAGGTAGTTGAGGAGATAGAGCCTCATTTGGGAGCCTTGTTCACCCAAATGTTAGAGGTTGGGACGACAGAGGACTTCCGGATGGCCCTGCAGAGTATCCTCCAGGGACTGGACGTCAGTAACACGTGGAGAGCAGATCTGCAG GCTGTTTTGTCGGCGGTGACGTTGGTCAAGTTGCTCTTGAACTGCCCGTTTGGTGGCGAGAAGGCCAGTTTGTTCTGGCGTGCGTGCCCACAGATGGTCATGGCTCTAATG CTGCAGACCCGAGAGGCTTGTCGGGAACAGCCCGTGGCGCCGGCACTGGTCGGGCCCGTCTTGGACGTCCTGGCTGCGCTgctgaggcagggggagggggccatCGGCAACCCGCACCACGTTGGCCTGGCCTTCGGCGTCCTGCTGGCCGTGCCCCTGGACGCCCTGAGGCCCCCCGAGTATGGGCGCATCTTCCCGCGGGTCCACAACGTGCTCTTCTCGATCCTGCAGTGTCACCCGAAG GTAATGCAGAAAGCCATCCCTTCTTTTTTGAACTGTTTTCATAGACTGGTGTGTTCAGTTATACGTGAAGGGCGGCAGAAAGACAAAG GAAGCGCAGAGGACCTGCCAGTGGTGCTGGAGTGCGCCCGCCTCGTGGAAAGGATGTACAGCCACATGGCACTGCGGGCCGAGGAGTTCAGGGTGTTTTCCCCCTTTATGGTGGCCCAGTATGTGATGGAGGCGCAGAAG
- the URB2 gene encoding unhealthy ribosome biogenesis protein 2 homolog isoform X5 — protein MAAVYSGISLKLKSKTTSWEDKLKLARFAWISHQCVLPNKEQVLLDWARQSLVAFYKKKLELTEDIVERLWIYMDNILHSRKLQNLLKNGKTINLQISLLKIINERMAEFALLGSQRSICVVLSCCQGILSTPALAVIYTARQELTVDLLSQLCWLACRQPGAVVPQLFEVLHLTLGLYLSIQRQQVNPRRTFGEVTTHLLQPCLVLRHLLLAGTWTQAGQGLLRPALGRDIRSQIEAVLRGGAFQAELLPSYKEELLEQQQGDTKMGAMKNLLAPLGTVTARLVDAGYCEPSLQAAVVANSVALLYKLFVDSYLKEGNQLLCFKVLPPLFGCLRISHRREEQLQALSASDWTVELLALEQLLNSVASSTIYNIATDRIRHGETQFRFYRRLAETLLNHPQAPVPAWFRCLKALLSLNHLILEPDLDDLLASAWIDAEVAESRTQKAQEALIGTLFQTFAKLRQVPRLFGEVLGVICRPAAEALRLPVLSAGPAAVLRECLPDLPPSQVLDAWALILESFQSLVLPDLQGDMDMALKSLSLSSLLHCVMVHARSLDGDSPLPVVRRTRRTMDETLRGLVKPLLDLLCKPQPSVPEPWQQRVGDSALLLAHTWAQVDTVLGLSCDPYRSEPGALAGTAPEPSSLPPLLPGVEARQWKEIEEFAAQSNSLGRYCLEQLHLQRMKNTLLQASVQSEEALLALRRDAAYILGSGRASLTRGTTASWDGQVGTVSALTYPVAHWHLVMSNLTILASYLCPDDLRYLADILLRTLPTSKAQEGPAEEEPDITLEEISKAVLHSPLLPEMQSLHSALLLRVTASCAGILCAGAQGGPALLRQQLPWLFEGDYAVVAHGESRFPKVGSEGVEPRGEIAQNLLSLARGDSPVQLEGEQLESILRLLEVLSALQLDSLPPPCHVHCVLLLLSLAGTVLDSSCSPSLTLRFLMTCYRLLGYLQRGKSAQSVLRVMYVSDIFEITLTSLFKASRRFLVDMDDPSWLEFLQVVGTFLEQPLQVLLQRKLSPELNFGKILAFLSSSQLRPQAAPGTRSEDQTPLGQQLLLVSLTKLCQALGPLVKEQEQHEALEAPRELLQAAVVQAGAVLQLCTARGARGRRLPPPVLSSVASLLEADVALCSGHGGTDHVLLPHAALYQAVYSQILSELPDLAGDTPSLQAAVQFLTLFFLAPELHPQKESVFTSVFQSVRKVLADPAIPVQVVEEIEPHLGALFTQMLEVGTTEDFRMALQSILQGLDVSNTWRADLQAVLSAVTLVKLLLNCPFGGEKASLFWRACPQMVMALMEAQRTCQWCWSAPASWKGCTATWHCGPRSSGCFPPLWWPSM, from the exons ATGGCCGCTGTTTATTCTGGCATTTCTCTAAAACTTAAAAGCAAGACAACTTCCTGGGAAGATAAACTAAAACTAGCGCGCTTTGCCTGGATTTCCCATCAGTGTGTTCTTCCAAATAAAGAACAA GTATTACTTGATTGGGCACGACAGTCGTTGGTTGCGTTTTATAAGAAAAAACTTGAACTGACGGAAGACATTGTCGAAAGGCTTTGGATCTATATGGATAACATTCTACATAGCAGAAAATTGCAGAATCTCCTCAAGAATGGAAAGACAATTAACCTTCAGATTTCCCTCCTCAAG ATCATCAATGAGAGAATGGCCGAGTTTGCTCTCTTGGGATCTCAGAGGAGCATCTGTGTTGTGCTGAGCTGCTGCCAGGGTATCCTCTCGACACCCGCCCTTGCTGTCATCTACACGGCCAGGCAGGAGCTGACGGTCGACCTGCTGAGCCAGCTATGCTGGTTGGCCTGTAGGCAGCCGGGAGCCGTGGTGCCCCAGTTGTTCGAGGTTCTTCACCTGACCCTCGGCCTTTACCTCTCGATTCAGCGGCAGCAGGTCAACCCAAGACGCACCTTTGGGGAGGTGACCACACACTTGCTCCAGCCCTGCCTGGTCCTGAGACACTTACTCTTGGCAGGCACGTGGACCCAGGCTGGCCAGGGCCTGCTGCGGCCGGCGCTAGGCCGGGACATTAGGAGTCAGATCGAGGCCGTGCTTCGAGGTGGAGCTTTTCAGGCCGAGCTGCTCCCTTCCTACAAAGAGGAGCTCTTGGAGCAGCAGCAAGGTGACACGAAGATGGGGGCCATGAAGAATCTCCTAGCGCCCCTGGGCACCGTGACGGCCAGGCTGGTGGATGCCGGCTACTGTGAACCGTCCCTTCAGGCTGCTGTGGTGGCCAACTCCGTGGCCCTGCTGTACAAGCTCTTTGTAGATTCTTACCTCAAGGAGGGGAACCAGCTGCTCTGCTTCAAGGTGCTCCCTCCGCTGTTCGGTTGCTTAAGGATTTCCCACCGGCGGGAGGAGCAGCTGCAAGCCCTGTCTGCGTCTGACTGGACCGTGGAACTCCTGGCCTTGGAACAGCTGCTAAATTCAGTGGCCAGTAGTACTATCTACAACATTGCCACTGACCGGATTCGGCACGGGGAGACTCAGTTCCGCTTCTACCGCCGTCTGGCCGAGACGCTGCTAAACCACCCACAGGCCCCCGTGCCAGCCTGGTTCCGCTGCCTCAAGGCTTTGCTGTCTCTGAATCATTTGATTCTGGAGCCAGACCTGGACGACCTGTTGGCTTCAGCTTGGATCGACGCAGAAGTCGCAGAGTCGCGGACCCAGAAAGCCCAGGAGGCGCTGATCGGTACACTCTTCCAGACGTTCGCCAAGCTCCGGCAGGTGCCCCGGCTGTTCGGGGAGGTGCTGGGCGTGATCTGTCGCCCCGCGGCCGAGGCGCTCAGGCTGCCCGTGCTGTCTGCGGGCCCCGCTGCTGTGCTCCGCGAGTGCCTCCCGGATCTGCCCCCGAGCCAGGTCCTGGACGCCTGGGCCCTCATCCTGGAGAGCTTCCAGTCTCTGGTCCTGCCTGATTTGCAGGGTGACATGGACATGGCCCTGAAGTCGCTGTCACTGAGCTCGCTGCTGCACTGCGTCATGGTCCACGCGCGGAGCCTGGATGGCGACTCGCCCCTGCCCGTGGTCAGGCGCACGCGGCGCACCATGGACGAGACGCTGCGGGGCCTCGTGAAGCCCCTGCTGGACCTCCTCTGCAAGCCCCAGCCCTCGGTGCCCGAGCCCTGGCAACAGAGGGTCGGTGACTCTGCGCTCCTGCTCGCCCACACCTGGGCCCAGGTGGACACTGTGCTGGGCTTGAGCTGCGACCCGTATCGCTCTGAGCCCGGGGCCCTCGCGGGCACCGCCCCGGAGCCCTCGAGCCTCCCCCCGCTGCTCCCGGGCGTGGAGGCCAGGCAGTGGAAGGAGATAGAGGAGTTTGCGGCTCAGTCCAACTCCCTCGGCAGGTACTGCTTGGAGCAGCTCCACCTGCAGAGGATGAAAAACACCTTGCTGCAAGCGAGCGTCCAGTCTGAAGAAGCCCTCCTTGCTCTGAGGCGCGATGCCGCCTACATCCTGGGCTCCGGGAGAGCGAGCCTGACCCGGGGGACGACGGCCTCCTGGGACGGCCAGGTGGGGACAGTGAGTGCGCTCACCTACCCCGTCGCCCACTGGCACTTGGTCATGTCCAATCTCACGATCTTAGCATCCTATCTTTGTCCAGACGACCTGCGGTACCTGGCCGACATCCTGCTGAGAACTTTGCCAACGAGCAAAGCCCAGGAAGGCCCGGCGGAGGAGGAGCCAGACATCACACTTGAAGAAATATCGAAGGCCGTCCTTCACAGCCCTCTCCTCCCCGAAATGCAGTCCCTCCACTCTGCGCTCTTACTGCGCGTGACTGCGAGCTGCGCTGGCATCCTGTGTGCTGGCGCCCAGGGGGGCCCTGCTCTTCTCCGCCAGCAGCTGCCCTGGCTTTTTGAAGGGGATTATGCGGTCGTGGCTCACGGGGAAAGCAGATTTCCAAAGGTCGGGTCGGAAGGCGTAGAGCCAAGGGGAGAAATCGCCCAAAACTTACTCTCCTTGGCCAGGGGTGACTCCCCCGTCCAGCTGGAGGGAGAGCAGCTGGAGAGCATTCTTCGGCTTTTGGAGGTTCTTTCTGCTCTGCAGCTGGACAGCCTCCCGCCCCCCTGCCACGTGCATTGTGTTCTCCTGCTGCTGTCCCTGGCCGGCACCGTGCTGGACAGTTCTTGCTCCCCCTCGCTGACCCTCAGGTTCTTGATGACGTGCTACCGGCTTCTCGGTTACCTGCAGAGAGGGAAGAGCGCCCAGTCGGTGCTCAGGGTCATGTACGTTAGCGATATCTTTGAGATCACGCTGACCTCCTTGTTCAAAGCCAGTAGGAGGTTTCTTGTGGACATGGACGACCCCTCTTGGCTGGAATTCCTCCAGGTGGTGGGGACGTTCTTAGAACAGCCACTGCAGGTGCTCCTCCAGAGGAAGCTCAGCCCGGAGCTCAATTTTGGGAAAATCCTTGCGTTCCTCTCGAGTTCCCAGCTGCGCCCTCAAGCAGCTCCAGGCACACGGTCGGAAGATCAGACACCTCTGGGCCAGCAGCTCCTTCTGGTGTCCTTAACCAAGCTGTGCCAGGCGCTGGGGCCTTTGGTCAAGGAGCAGGAGCAGCACGAGGCTCTGGAAGCACCGCGTGAGCTGTTGCAGGCGGCTGTGGTACAGGCGGGGGCCGTGCTCCAGCTCTGCACTGCCCGCGGGGCCCGGGGCCGCCGCCTCCCGCCGCCCGTCCTCTCGTCGGTCGCCTCGCTCTTGGAGGCCGATGTGGCCCTGTGCTCTGGGCACGGCGGAACGGACCACGTGCTGCTGCCCCATGCCGCCCTCTACCAGGCTGTCTACTCTCAGATCCTGTCGGAGTTGCCGGATCTAGCAGGAGACACCCCATCTCTCCAGGCAGCTGTGCAGTTTTTGACTCTGTTCTTTTTAGCCCCAGAACTGCACCCCCAGAAGGAGTCTGTGTTTACCTCTGTGTTTCAATCTGTGAGAAAAGTCCTTGCAG ATCCTGCGATTCCGGTTCAGGTAGTTGAGGAGATAGAGCCTCATTTGGGAGCCTTGTTCACCCAAATGTTAGAGGTTGGGACGACAGAGGACTTCCGGATGGCCCTGCAGAGTATCCTCCAGGGACTGGACGTCAGTAACACGTGGAGAGCAGATCTGCAG GCTGTTTTGTCGGCGGTGACGTTGGTCAAGTTGCTCTTGAACTGCCCGTTTGGTGGCGAGAAGGCCAGTTTGTTCTGGCGTGCGTGCCCACAGATGGTCATGGCTCTAATG GAAGCGCAGAGGACCTGCCAGTGGTGCTGGAGTGCGCCCGCCTCGTGGAAAGGATGTACAGCCACATGGCACTGCGGGCCGAGGAGTTCAGGGTGTTTTCCCCCTTTATGGTGGCCCAGTATGTGA